The sequence GGCGCTGCCGAGCTGCAGATCAAGCAGCTATCGCGCCGCGTCCTGGAGATTCAGGAGGACGAGCGTTCGCGTATTTCCCGTGAGATACACGACGGCCTGGGTCAGGATCTATTCGCCATGAAGCTGCAGGTGCAGACCGCCTTCCAGCGCTTTGCGCCTAACCAGCCGGATGCCAACAAGGCCCGCGATCAGATTCTGGAGGCCTTGAGTCTGATGATTGAGAACGCCCGTCGGCTGGCGCGAAGCCTCAGCCCTGCCTTTATGGAAAGCGCTGGTTTGCCGGCCGCCATCCAGCGCCTTGGCGAGACCTTTGAGATGGGCGGATCGATGCGGGTCAGCGTGGAGGTAGACGCCCTTGACGGCTTTTTCCCGGGAAACTGGGACATCAATCTGTATCGAATCGTGCATGAAGCTCTGCTCAACGCCGCGCGCCATTCCGGCGCACATGTGATCGGCGTGGGCGCCGCGTCGGATGGCGACCGATTGCGCGTTCGCGTCCACGACAATGGCAAAGGCTTTGATCCAGAGGCTGTGCGCGGAGGCATGCATGGTCTTGGCCTTGCAATCATGGAAGCGCGCGCTCATTTGATGTCAGCAAAACTTACCATTCGCTCCGTTCCAGGCGACGGTTCCGAAGTCATTCTTGACATCCCGCGACGCGAACTGGAGAGGTAAATGCCAATGGCGCCGTACGCGGGAGGAACTACCATGATCCGCACTCAACCCTACCGCATTGTAATTTGCGATGATCACAAGATTTTGCGCGCCGGTCTCAAAAACCTGATTGGCGAAGTCGATGACTTGCAGGTCGTCGGCGAAGCAAACAACGGTCGCGAACTGCTTGATCTACTGGACAAGCATCCGCCGGATTTGCTGATACTCGATCTCAGCATGCCCGAAATGACCGGGCTTTCCGCGCTGGAAGAGATTCGTCGCAAATTGCCGGGGCTCAAGGTGCTTGTGCTGACCATGCACAAAGAGCGCGAATATCTGCGCAAGGCGATGAAACTTGGAATTGATGGCTACATCCTCAAGGATGATGTCTTTGAGAAACTGATACTGGCCATCCGCGACATTCAGCAGGGACGCAAAGCGATTTCCAATGATCTGATCTCCAGCTTTATGGAGGAGTACCATGTGATTCGCGAGGGCGAAGCCTCCCTGGAACTCCTGACGCGACGCGAGCGAGAAGTGCTGCGTTTCATTGCCGAGGGGCTGACCAATCGCGAAGCCGCGGAAAAGATGGACATCAGCGTGCGGACCGTCGAAGCGCATCGGGCGCGAATCATGGAGAAGTTGCAGATCAACTCTGTGGCTGGCCTGGTCAAGTACGCTATGGAGCGCGGTCTGGTCTAGGCCGCCGGTCGCTTTCGGTCAAAGGAATCGGCGAAAGAAATAGAGCAGAGCCGCTTGCCATGCGCCGGCCGTGCTCGCGCCCTCAAAGCGCTGCGACTCGCCTCGCATCTGTTCAAACAAGCGTTCGGCCTGCGGCAAGAGCGGCGATCGCCAGCGCAAAGTGAGCGTCTCCAGATTGAGCGCCAGGCTCCTTCGATCCAGATTGGCGGAGCCGATGCCCAGCCAGTCATCCATCAGGCAGACCTTGCCGTGATTGAAACGGATTGGGTCCTTGCTGCGGCGGCGACCATGGTAGAGCCAGACTGTAACGCCGCGGGCATGCAGGCGGCCGGCGATATAGAGCGAAACCTTCTGAATCCAGGGAACATCGGAGCGCAGCGGTAGAAAGATCTGTACGTCGAGTCCGCGCGAGGCCTGCCGTCCCAGTATGCGCAGCAAGCCGCCGTAAGGCACGAAATAAGGGAACATCAAGTAGATACGACGCCGACTGTCGCCAATCAATTGCTTCAGCGCGCGCGCCACGTGCAGACGACGTGCGCGGCGCCGGCCGCTTCGGCGACGAAACTGTCGGAAGCGAAAGCGCGGATAGACTGCGGCCTCCGGGACGCGCTTGCCTTCGTTGCCCGCCTCCTGCAGCGGTTGACGTATGCGACGCAGACTGTCCAGAAACAGGGCGCGCAGTTCGCCGACCATTGCTGGCAGCTCGGTGCGGTACATTACATCCATCCAGCGCCCCGGACCGCTGGCGCGCCTCGAGCACTCATCCATGATATTGAATCCGCCCGTATATGCAATGCGCGCATCAATCAAGATCAGTTTTCGATGATCGCGCCGCAGGAATCCAATGCGCAGCGCTGCAGCGATTCCGCCCAGGCGGGCCCAGAAACCAGTAAACCGTTGACGCCATTTCCTGGACTTCCAGGGCCAGGGACGGAAAGGCAGGCAGCGCGCGCCGCTGCTCTGCAGCGCCTGCCAGAAGCTTTCTGGCGTCTGGCGGCTTCCCAGACGATCATAGATGACCGTTACCCGCAGTCCGCGATGCGCCGCTTGTTGCAGCGCGCGCTGAAAGCGCTGGCCCACGCGTCCCGCCTGGAAGATATACATATCAATCTCCACGCTGCGCGAGGCTGCGCGGATATCTTGCAGGGCGCGATCATAGAGCCGATCGCCTTCAGTGAAAAGTTCCTCGCGCCTCGGGCGCTTTTGTTTGTGGATCTTCAGGCCGCTGAGGTTTGCAGCTCTTCAAAAATTTGCAAGGCCTCTTTGTAACGTTCGGCAAAGAGCAGGCTGAGGCCCAGTTGCATGCTGGCCTGTCGCGGTCGGCCCGACTGGCTCAGGATTTGTTCCGCTTCATTGATGGCGGCGGCATAGCTTCGGCGCACCTCGTCATAGCGATCCTGGTAGGGTTGACCGTGAACGCGTTCGTAAAGCGGATAGAGCAATTGTTGAGCGTCCTGATAACGGCTCAGCTGCAGATAGGCCAGGGCGGCGCGCTGAGCGGACTCGGCATCCGCTAGATGTGCTCTCATTCTTTCAAAAAAGCGGGCCGCTTCGGCAAATCTGCCGCGTATCATCAGGCTTTGAAGCAAGGCTCGCGCCAGCAGCGGGCCAAGCGCACCGTGCTTCAGCCACTTACGAGCGGCCTGATCCAGAAGACCGTGCTCTTCGCCAAGCAGCGCCATTTCACAGAAACGCTCGACGACGCGGGTGCAGGCGTAGTCGCGATCCGCCAGCCAGCGCCCCAGGGCTCGCGCTGACGATTGCCGATCGCCGCGGTGGTAGGCCTGCATTCCCAGAAGCAAGCCTGCAAACAGGCTATCTCGCGCTTCGATGTCCAGCGGCGTCGCGGCTAACTCCAGGCGCGCCAGGCTTTGCAGATCGTTCAACTCGGCGCTCGGACCGGCGTTCAGCTGCAGTAGTTGTTCGTAGCTGTCTGCCGCATAGAGATCCCAGGCTCGCTCTACGGCCACAGGATCGGCAGCGCGTGCACGGATTGCTGTCATAAGCAATGATTCGGAGAGGCCAGGGTCCTCTTTGAGCAGTTTTTCAAGCCGTTCCGGTCTCAGCGGGGCGCCTTGAAGCGCCTGGCTTCAAATCCGTACTCGTCCAATTTGCGCGCCAGGGTATTGCGGTGAACGCCAAGCAGGCGCGCGGCCTCCTGGATATTGCCGCGAGCCCGTTGCAGGGCGCTCTGAATCAAAGCCATCTCCTGATCGCGCAATGTAGGAAAAGACGCCTCGCCTTCGGCCACCGGCGGCGACCCCGGCGGCATAGCCGGTCCGCCGTGCTGGGCGGCGGACAGCTCAGCAATCCCTGTCTCCTGGAAAATCCGCGGCGGCAAATGGTCGGCCGAAAGCTGATTGTATTCAGCCAGCGCCGCCAGTCTCTCGATGCAGTTTTCCAGCTCGCGGATATTTCCCGGCCAGGAGTAGGTCGAAAGCGCCCGATCCAGTCGGCGATCCTGCCATTGCAGCGACTGACCTCGCTCTAGATTCAGTCGACCCAGAAAGTACTGGGCAAGCGGCAAGACGTCCTCCGGTCGCTGGCGCAGCGGCGGCAAAGTAAGCGGGACGACATTGAGTCGAAAGTAGAGGTCTTCGCGAAAGCGGCCGCTGCGCACTTCCTCTTCCAGATTGCGATGGGTCGCGGCAATCAAGCGCACGTCGACTTCGATCTCCTGTTCGGCGCCAAGCGCTTCAATTCGCCGCTCCTGGAGAACACGCAGCAGTTTGACCTGTAGCGCCGCGCTGAGTTCGCCAATCTCGTCCAGGAAAATAGTTCCGCTCTGCGCCCGCAAAAAACGGCCGGCTCGACTGCGCGTGGCGCCAGTATAGGCGCCGCGTTCTACGCCAAAGAGCTCCGACTCCAGCAGCGTTTCAGGGATGGATCCACAGGCCACAGTCACAAAGGGCCCGTTGCGTCGAGCGCTGCCACGGTGGATCAGCTGAGCGAGGCGCGACTTGCCGACTCCTGATTCGCCCAGCAGCAATGCCGTCGCATCGCTGCCGGCAATGCGCAGCGCGATTTCCTGGACGCGCTGCATGGCGGCGTTTGCCGAATCCGGGGCCTGATCTTCATCTTTGCTTTCCACTGGCGCCAGCAGTAGCGCCTGCGCTTCCTTCCAGTCGGGCGGATCCATCCAGCCGCGCTGCAGTAGCGCGGCGCGCAATTGGGGCAGGCTGCCCGGCAGGTCAGCCTGCAGTTCTCGCACTTGCTTGCGGCTCAGATAGGAGTGGCGCAGCAGAATTTCTAGATTTGGCTGCATGGGGCGTTATCAAGGCGGCGATTGCGGGGGCTGCCTTTTGAGCAGTCCGCTAGGCCAGTCCATATTGTTTCATTCGGTATTGCAACGAGCCTCGCGAAATTTTCAAAATGCGCGCCGCTTCGCGCTGGTTGCCTCCGCTGCGTTGCAGCGCTTCCAGCAGCAGCTCGCGTTCCAAACGCTCGCGATCAAATTGCATGCGCTCCAGTTGATTTCGCTTCCGTTCAAAGTCCAGTTCATCGCGAAAGACCACCGGCAGTTGATCAACGTCAATTCGATCTCCATCGGACAGCGCCATGCTGCGCAAAATCAAGTTTTCCAGCTCGCGCACATTGCCCGGCCAGCGGTAGCGCTGCAACAGGGCCAGGGCTTCCGGACTGATTTTCATGCCCTCGCGACCGGTCTTGCGAGCGGCATTCCAGAGAAAGTGATCGGCCAGAAGGACAATATCTTCCGGTCGTTCGCGCAAGGGAGGTACATGCAATTCAAAGGCGCTGATGCGATAGAATAGGTCCAGGCGGAAGCGACCGGCCTTCACTTCCTCCTCCAGATTGCGATTGGTGGCAAAGAGAAAGCGGCAACTGCAGCGCAAGGTTTCATTGGATCCAATGCGCTCGTATTCGCCGTTCTGGACCAGACGCAGCAACTTGGTCTGTCCGTTGGCCGGCAGCTCGCCAATTTCATCGAAGAACAGGGCGCCGTCTGCAGCGCGTGCTGCCAGACCCTCGCTGGCTTCGACGGCGCCCGTATAGGCGCCGCGTTCGTGACCGAAGAGTTCATTCTCAATCAAATCAGCGGGCAGCGCGGAGCAATTCACGGTGACAAAACGACCGTTACGTTGCGAGACAGCGTGGATCATACGGGCGATGGCCCCTTTGCCGGTGCCGGTTTCTCCGGTGATCAGTATCGGAGCATCCTCGGCAGCGAAGCGTTCGGCCTGTGCGATCAGCCTGGCCAGTTGACCGTCGCGCTGGTAGATGATGGCGGCAGCGGAGTCCACGCTGCTGATGGGGATAAGATTGCGATTCAATCGACTGGTTATCTTGCGGTTTTCTTCCTCCAGTCGCTCCTTCAATTCAGCGGTCGTAGTCAGCAGCTCCTGGTTGCGCAGCGCCAGCAAAGTAGGAGTTCGCAGCAGCGCCAGCCAGGCCAGGTCGCCGTGATTGAGCGGACGTCCGCTTTCGCACATTCCCAGCATCGCCAGCAAGCGCGGCGGAGCGCCGGAAAGATATTCAGCCTCATCCTGATAAAAAGGGATCACTGCTTCCGCGCCGCATAGCGCCAGGGAGGTAATGGCATCGATGGCGCGCGGATCGTCGATCCTTTCCGCCGCGGCCAACAGGTCGGCGGCCAGCGCGCCAGGACTGAAGGCGCTGGCCGATATTCCCGAAAGCAGTCGCAGCGCTGCAGGGGGAAACTTTTCCGGCGGCAAACTGTGAACGTCGATAGCGCGAGCGCGGGATCGATCGAGAAGCAACTGCGGTCGGTCCGACTCTTCCGATTCTAGCGAGTAGAGCGCCAGAAAGCGCGGCCGATAGAGGTCTTGAAAGAAGTCCGCAAGCTGAGCCCGGATCTGATTGCGTGAGCTGCGCTCCAAACGCAGGATGCGGCTGTTGAATTCGGCAACGCGCATTTCCGTCTGCGCCTCGCGACGAAACAGGAGGCGTGCGAGGAGCGGCCCGGCAGCGCGCACCGCAAAATGGTAGGCGCCAAAAAGCGTCGCCAGCGCCGCCGCTTTCCAGAGCGTCGGACTATCCTCCAGGCGCGATAGCAGGGCGCGAATCGCATAGAGCAGAGGCGCGAGGCCAAGCAGGTAGGCAAGCGCCGCCGCCAGAAGACGCGATAGCCTGGCGCTAATATTGAGATGAAGGTTCTCAAGAAGGTTGTGCAAAAAGATACTGAAGCCGGCGAGGGCCAGAGCCAGCAGCGCCATTGCTTCATTTTCCAGGCCGCGCAGGGCAAGCGCCCAGGCCGCCGCGCCGACAAAGGCGACGGTCGCCGCCGAGATTGCAAAGTATCGCGAGTGCACGCGACGCACATCGCGATCATGGTGCGCGAGGAAGCGCCGTTGTTCGCGGATCGCCGCCAGGCAACATAGCACGAGCCAGGCGCGATCCAACCAGTAGGCGAGCCCGTAGCTGCCATAGTAGGTGCCTGGGCCCGGATCATAGGAGCGTTGGTTTACATAAAAGGGACTCCAGCTGCCGAGGCTGATGGCCAGGGCCCCGCCAGCAAACAGCAGCCCAAGGCGAAACAGACGGGTTTTTCGCAGCAGGCGATCTGTCTTTCTGGGCGCTGCCCGGCGGGGAAAGACAGCGCTCAGGTAGACGAAAGCAGCGGCGCCAATCGCCAGCAGGGGCTCGGCAAGTCGAAAGTAGAGATCGGTGAGAGCTGAGGCTTCATAGAGAACGATACGGCCAGCAGCGTCGACCAGCAATCCCAGGCTGCAGAGCAGGGCGTAGACAAAGAGGGCCCGCCGAATACGGTTTGCCGGCTGTCGCTGCAGAGCAAGCGCGCCCGAGGCCAGCAGCGCCACGGCGGCCACGCTTTGCAGGGCTATGGTAAGGGGCGCTGGGACCATCGAGCAAGCCGTGCCTGAACCGAATGCTGCACGGAGTCAGCCGCGCAACTCAAAGGGCGAAGGAGTTTCGCCTTTCCAGTCGACGCGTTCCACTTCGCTGACGCGGGCCAGAGGCGGACCCTTCTTCAGGGCGGCTTCCACTTGTTCAAGCCGTCCATTGTCCGCACAGACCAGCTCGACACTGCCGTCCGCCAGGTTGCGAACAAATCCGGATAGCGCCAATCGACTGGCGAGGTTCATACAGTATTGGCGATAGCCTACGCCCTGAACTCGACCGCGGACCAGGTATCGGTACGCATTCATTCTGTCGCCTCCCGTCGCTGGCGAATGGAGAAAGGAGTAGACGGCGCCCGCTCTCGGCAAACACTTTCAGCTGTCGGCGCGCCGCCAGGCCGCTGTCTTTTCGGTCATGGAATTTGTCAGCCTGATCATCGACCGCGTCAACGTGACGAATGTCTTCAATGTGATCCAGGGGCGACTGCCGGCGCGCGAAGCTCACTTGCAAACGCGCGTCGACGATGATTTGATCCAGGAGTTTCTTTCCGAAGTAAACCGCATGGCCCAGAATTCTCTGGCCGCAAGCGCTCTGGCCCCCGGCGAGGACCTGCTGCGCGAATTGCGGCGTGTTGGCGAGACCTTCTACCTGCAGTTTTTTCCAGAAGCTATCCAGGAGCGACTGCGCGCCGCGCAGGATGCCTTTGTCTTCCTGCACGTCGACCACAGTTTGCGTAACATTCCCTGGGAGCTGCTCCATGACGGACGCTCCTTTCTTGCCGATCGTTTCTTTCTGGGCAAGAATGTAGCTGGCTACTGGCGAGACCAGACGCGCGCGGAGCGAGATCGTCTGCGTATGTTGATCATTGCCGATCCTACCGAGGACCTGGAATGGGCGCGTCTGGAGGGCGAAGGGCTCTTTGAATCGTTGAACGCCGAGGTCAGCCCGGATCGGCTGGATGTGCAGTTTATGGCCGGCCGCCGTATTACGAAGCTGGGAATCCTCAACGCTGTTAAGGATCGCGATATCATTCATTTTGCCGGCCATATGCACTACAGCAAGGAACAGCAGGAAAGCGGCTGGCTGCTGTCCGATGGCAAGGTGCTTCGGGCGCGGGAGATTGAAAAAGCCGGTCTGGCCCCGGCGCTGGTATTCTCGAACAGTTGCTTGAGCGCCGCAACCGAGACCGAGGAGGAGACGGCAGGGGAAGGTATGCCGGCGCGCTTCAACGATCTGGCCGGGGCGTTCTTGAAAACTGGCATTGGCAACTACGTTGGCACAAACTGGGAAATTCGCGACAGCCGCCTGACCTATGATTTCGCATTGCAATTCTACCGTGCGCTTTTCGATGAAAAGAGCGTAGGCGAGGCGCTATTTGAAGCGCGTCGTCACGCCCGGCGCGCCTTTCCGCCGGCTGACTTTACCTGGGCCAACTATGTGCTGCACGGCAATCCGATGACGCGCATCTATCGCGAATCCAATCGTCGCTCCTTCGAGGCTTCGCGCAGCGTGCTCTTTGTTCGGCGCGTTCTGGAGCGCTATCCACTGCCCATTGCCCGCGCCTACAGCGAAGTCCAGAAATCGCAGGACAGTTCCGACTCGCAGCGGCAGTTGCTGAATCTCTGGCTGTTGCTGGAGTCGCTGCTATCGATGGTCGGCGCAATTGTTTTCGGCAACTGCCGTCGACTGAGCCTTACCGCGCCCTCCGATGACGCCAGCTTTACGACGCTCCGCGAGTTGGGCGAGGCGATTTACGAATCGCTGGGCGCCGTACGCTCCTTGCATATGGAACTGGCGGCCGGCCGGCTGATGGAGTCGATGTATCTGCACCGTGATCAAATCGAAAAGATGATTGGCGCTCGCGAAAGCTGGCTGGGCGGCGAACTGGCCAGCGACGAGTTTGATTCTCTGGCGGTGACCTACCAGTATTTTCTGGACAATCTGCTCAATGACCTGGCCGCCCTCGGTCGCTGCCAGATCTTCTACTTCCCGTCCAGCGGCGAGGATGCCATATCGTTGAGCGGTCAGCATGCAGCCACGATGCGCGTGCTGCCGGCCGAGTTTTACGAACCGGAGACACAGAAGCTGCTGGAAGCGGGCCGCGGCCGCGTCTTCTATTTCAGCAGCGCCAGGCGAGCGCTCTTCGCCTTGTGGTCGGGCGTGGCTTGCAACACAGCCGGCCAGCTGCAGCTGCCGGAATTCTCAGCTGAGGCCTCGGCGTTTCAAGGCGCGGCCCGGCTACAGTGAGCGGCGCCTGCCAGGCGAAGCGCCGCGCCTGCGGGGCCTGCTGTGGATGCTTCAATCTTGAATTGAGCGAGGCGCAACTGAACGCACTGCTGGCGGCGCGGCGCTCAGCGCTTGATCAGGCGAAGCAAGAAGGGCGAGGGGGATTCCTGCGCTACCGGCGTGAACAGGAAGCTACGGAAAGCGGCATTGAACGCCGTAATCGGGAAGTCTATGTCTGCCCTTTCTATGGTCCCTTGCTGAGACGGCCTGGTCGACTGGGCTGCATGATCCACCCTCTTGAGACCGGCGACCCGCAAGCGCAAGATGTCGGCTTCTACGGGGCCTCGATTTGCCTCAGTTATGACTGCCGCAACAAAGAGCGGGACGAGACCGGCGTTTACGCCAGACTTGCGGCTGCGGCGGCCGAAGATGATTTGCAGTATTCGCGTTTGATGGGCGATGTGCGCTGGTTCGAATTCTGGCGGCGCCACGCTGATTTGGACGCTGTAGAAAGAAACGTCGCGGCGCAGGCCGCCTATCTGCGACTCTGCCGCCGGCGTCTGGACGTCCTCCAGCCGCAGATCAGCTCTTCCTTTGAATCGCCGTGGAGCGATAGCGAGGACTGCGTGGCGGCCCTCTGCGCCCTGCTGGACGCCGACCGCCCCCTGGCAGCGGTCTGGGACGAGGACCTGCGAAAGTGTTTGGAAGTAAAGGCGGCGTAAATTTTCTGACCGCGTGCTGATTCGAGTGCATCCGCAGAATCCGGAGAAGCGCGTCGTGCAACAGCTGCTGGCCGGGCTGCATCGCGGCGAGGTCTACATCCTGCCTACCGATACCGTATACGCTTTTTGCGCTCTGCTATCGGCGCCCCGGGCTATCAACGAAATCTATCGTCTGAAGCGCATGAAGGAGGGCGCTCCGCTTTCTTTGCTCTGCCGCGACCTGGCCATGGCCAGCCAGTACGCACAGAGCATTCCGCAGCCTCTCTTTCGTTTCATCAAGGCCCACGCCCCGGGTCCTTACACCTTCATTCTGCACGCCAATCGGCAGGTCGATCGCCGCGGAGTTGGCAAGCGCAAGGAGGTTGGCATTCGTTTTGTGAATCATCCGTTGCATGCCGCCCTGATGGAGCAGCTCGACAGACCCCTGGTTTCCTCATCGATTATTCAGGCGGATGAATACATGACCGATCCGGAGGAGCTGGACCGAATGTACGGACAGCAGCTGGCTGGCGTCGTGGACGGCGGCCTGCGCACGCACGAATTCTCGACAGTGCTCGATTGCAGCGACGGCGAAATTCGCTTGATGCGATCCGGCGCCGGCGATATCAGCGATCTGGCTGAAATGATCGTAACTTCCGGGGATGCGCCAGAGTAGCGCCGTTGCAGGCTGCACTCTGGATCTCCGGGAACTCCTGGCAGAGAGAGGAAAGTATGTCCGGCCATTCTAAATGGGCGAATATCAAACACCGCAAGGATAGCGTCGACCGCGCGCGCGGGCGCATCTTCCATCGTATTGTTCGCGAGTTGATGGTTGCGGCGCGTCTGGGCGGAGCGGACCCCGATGCCAACAGCCGTCTGCGCATTGCTATTTCCAAGGCGCGTGCCAGCAATATGCCGCGCGATACTATGGAGCGCGCCATCAAGAAAGGCGCTGGCGAACTGGAAGGGCAGACCTTCGAAGAAGTCGTCTATGAAGCGTACGCCCCTGGCGGCGTCGGCCTGATCATCGAGGCGCTGACGGACAAGAAATCGCGGACCACTCCCGAAATCAAAAGCATCCTGGCCAAGTATGGCGCCAGTCTTGCGGAAAGCAATGCAGTGTCGCGGCTCTTCCAACGCCAGGCCTTCATTATGATTCCGCGCCGTGCA comes from Leptospirales bacterium and encodes:
- a CDS encoding response regulator — its product is MRILIVEDNQADARLLEILLREERDFDADLSFASNLEEGLAALARDGADAVLLDMQLPDSQGMGTLTAMHEANPETPILLLTGMDDIRAAARALRLGAQDYLVKGAVSGPLLTRAIRYAIDRGAAELQIKQLSRRVLEIQEDERSRISREIHDGLGQDLFAMKLQVQTAFQRFAPNQPDANKARDQILEALSLMIENARRLARSLSPAFMESAGLPAAIQRLGETFEMGGSMRVSVEVDALDGFFPGNWDINLYRIVHEALLNAARHSGAHVIGVGAASDGDRLRVRVHDNGKGFDPEAVRGGMHGLGLAIMEARAHLMSAKLTIRSVPGDGSEVILDIPRRELER
- a CDS encoding response regulator transcription factor, which codes for MIRTQPYRIVICDDHKILRAGLKNLIGEVDDLQVVGEANNGRELLDLLDKHPPDLLILDLSMPEMTGLSALEEIRRKLPGLKVLVLTMHKEREYLRKAMKLGIDGYILKDDVFEKLILAIRDIQQGRKAISNDLISSFMEEYHVIREGEASLELLTRREREVLRFIAEGLTNREAAEKMDISVRTVEAHRARIMEKLQINSVAGLVKYAMERGLV
- a CDS encoding sigma 54-interacting transcriptional regulator, which encodes MQPNLEILLRHSYLSRKQVRELQADLPGSLPQLRAALLQRGWMDPPDWKEAQALLLAPVESKDEDQAPDSANAAMQRVQEIALRIAGSDATALLLGESGVGKSRLAQLIHRGSARRNGPFVTVACGSIPETLLESELFGVERGAYTGATRSRAGRFLRAQSGTIFLDEIGELSAALQVKLLRVLQERRIEALGAEQEIEVDVRLIAATHRNLEEEVRSGRFREDLYFRLNVVPLTLPPLRQRPEDVLPLAQYFLGRLNLERGQSLQWQDRRLDRALSTYSWPGNIRELENCIERLAALAEYNQLSADHLPPRIFQETGIAELSAAQHGGPAMPPGSPPVAEGEASFPTLRDQEMALIQSALQRARGNIQEAARLLGVHRNTLARKLDEYGFEARRFKAPR
- a CDS encoding sigma 54-interacting transcriptional regulator; protein product: MVPAPLTIALQSVAAVALLASGALALQRQPANRIRRALFVYALLCSLGLLVDAAGRIVLYEASALTDLYFRLAEPLLAIGAAAFVYLSAVFPRRAAPRKTDRLLRKTRLFRLGLLFAGGALAISLGSWSPFYVNQRSYDPGPGTYYGSYGLAYWLDRAWLVLCCLAAIREQRRFLAHHDRDVRRVHSRYFAISAATVAFVGAAAWALALRGLENEAMALLALALAGFSIFLHNLLENLHLNISARLSRLLAAALAYLLGLAPLLYAIRALLSRLEDSPTLWKAAALATLFGAYHFAVRAAGPLLARLLFRREAQTEMRVAEFNSRILRLERSSRNQIRAQLADFFQDLYRPRFLALYSLESEESDRPQLLLDRSRARAIDVHSLPPEKFPPAALRLLSGISASAFSPGALAADLLAAAERIDDPRAIDAITSLALCGAEAVIPFYQDEAEYLSGAPPRLLAMLGMCESGRPLNHGDLAWLALLRTPTLLALRNQELLTTTAELKERLEEENRKITSRLNRNLIPISSVDSAAAIIYQRDGQLARLIAQAERFAAEDAPILITGETGTGKGAIARMIHAVSQRNGRFVTVNCSALPADLIENELFGHERGAYTGAVEASEGLAARAADGALFFDEIGELPANGQTKLLRLVQNGEYERIGSNETLRCSCRFLFATNRNLEEEVKAGRFRLDLFYRISAFELHVPPLRERPEDIVLLADHFLWNAARKTGREGMKISPEALALLQRYRWPGNVRELENLILRSMALSDGDRIDVDQLPVVFRDELDFERKRNQLERMQFDRERLERELLLEALQRSGGNQREAARILKISRGSLQYRMKQYGLA
- a CDS encoding acylphosphatase; this encodes MNAYRYLVRGRVQGVGYRQYCMNLASRLALSGFVRNLADGSVELVCADNGRLEQVEAALKKGPPLARVSEVERVDWKGETPSPFELRG
- a CDS encoding CHAT domain-containing protein, encoding MEFVSLIIDRVNVTNVFNVIQGRLPAREAHLQTRVDDDLIQEFLSEVNRMAQNSLAASALAPGEDLLRELRRVGETFYLQFFPEAIQERLRAAQDAFVFLHVDHSLRNIPWELLHDGRSFLADRFFLGKNVAGYWRDQTRAERDRLRMLIIADPTEDLEWARLEGEGLFESLNAEVSPDRLDVQFMAGRRITKLGILNAVKDRDIIHFAGHMHYSKEQQESGWLLSDGKVLRAREIEKAGLAPALVFSNSCLSAATETEEETAGEGMPARFNDLAGAFLKTGIGNYVGTNWEIRDSRLTYDFALQFYRALFDEKSVGEALFEARRHARRAFPPADFTWANYVLHGNPMTRIYRESNRRSFEASRSVLFVRRVLERYPLPIARAYSEVQKSQDSSDSQRQLLNLWLLLESLLSMVGAIVFGNCRRLSLTAPSDDASFTTLRELGEAIYESLGAVRSLHMELAAGRLMESMYLHRDQIEKMIGARESWLGGELASDEFDSLAVTYQYFLDNLLNDLAALGRCQIFYFPSSGEDAISLSGQHAATMRVLPAEFYEPETQKLLEAGRGRVFYFSSARRALFALWSGVACNTAGQLQLPEFSAEASAFQGAARLQ
- a CDS encoding threonylcarbamoyl-AMP synthase, with the protein product MLIRVHPQNPEKRVVQQLLAGLHRGEVYILPTDTVYAFCALLSAPRAINEIYRLKRMKEGAPLSLLCRDLAMASQYAQSIPQPLFRFIKAHAPGPYTFILHANRQVDRRGVGKRKEVGIRFVNHPLHAALMEQLDRPLVSSSIIQADEYMTDPEELDRMYGQQLAGVVDGGLRTHEFSTVLDCSDGEIRLMRSGAGDISDLAEMIVTSGDAPE
- a CDS encoding YebC/PmpR family DNA-binding transcriptional regulator, which encodes MSGHSKWANIKHRKDSVDRARGRIFHRIVRELMVAARLGGADPDANSRLRIAISKARASNMPRDTMERAIKKGAGELEGQTFEEVVYEAYAPGGVGLIIEALTDKKSRTTPEIKSILAKYGASLAESNAVSRLFQRQAFIMIPRRAIDESTLFELAIEAGAQDVGAEEEYYVVLGAPEDYAQLQESLAARDVPSAESSIRMSAMEGAEKLIDDADAARKILTLVEKLEDHDDVQAVYHNMDVSDSLLSDLQQD